GATGTGCAGGCGTTTTTTGTGCCTTTGGCTCCGGTGATGATGTCACTGGGGCCACTGTGACATGGGCAGCACTGATATGTGGTGATGGGCGATGGTGGTGCCATGCCCATCGCAAGTGGTGATGTTGCAGTAGTGGCTTCTTTGGAGGGGATGGGATTAACTTCTGCTGGGAGtaaaatttgtatttgtgaCCAAATGAATGTGggtgagccagggctgtgtgaggcaTGGCTGAGCAGGGGTGGTGCAGCCTGTcgtgctgctgagccccagctctccAGGGAGCAGGCTGGTGGCAACATCtgctggcaggggacacaggTGGGCCAGCAGATCCCcggctggcagggagaggccagagCTGAGACCAAGTCTGCTGGGTGCGGGATGGTTCCCCCGGCAAGGGAACTCCTGTGTGGGTGCGGGCAGGTCACTCCTTGGTGGGTGCTGGAGGAGCGGCTCCTCGCCGTCCACCGTGAGCACAGTCGTGGATGGATATGGATGGCGCGACCGGGGTGAAGGAGGACCCGAGGCACTGGGGCAAACCCAACTGAGTTTATCTGGGGGAAGCCCGAGGGTCCAAGGAGGGAGGGAATCGGGACTACAAGAGCAGTTGAAGTGAGCCGGTGTCAGGGGTGAGCTGGTGGCCCGAAGCGGGATGGCAGGGGGTTTATAAAGGGGAAAGTGTAGGCAGGGTCGAGGTACAAATCAAGCAGTGGGGAGAGGGCTCAGAGGAGAGGACAATGTTGGGTGATGGGGGGCACACCTCTGAGGATTTGGGGAGAGGGTGGTGTGGTTAGAGAGTCTGGTGGGGGAGCGAGGAAGAGGGAATATTCCAGAAGGGAGGGAGTGGACTAGAGGTGATTGATGTTCATACAGTAGAATCctcccagggctcctctgccccatcttccctttcccctcctcccacAGGAAtgtggtgccagccctggggacgtAGACCTGTGTATGTTACACTGAGAGAAGCTTGGAGGAAGTTTGAAGAAAATGACTGGGAAATACATATGAGTTCTCTTAGtgtaaaaaaaactttatttttttgtgtatgtCTATTTATCTATGTATTTATGTATCTATAATCtgtctatctgtctatctatctatctttgtaactatatatctatctatctaacTATCTATATCTATTTATCTTATGTGTTTATGTTTCATTGATGGGTAAGGGTGATGGGGGTGTAGACAGGCTGACATTTGGTGCTGCTGTGTACTTGTGGCCGGCTGTAGGGCTTTTTTGCCCGCCGTTGTTGCTGCCAGACGTGTCTCATGCGGATTGGCCCAGGCTGGGAGCGGTTGTCCGTCGTGGATCCGTGGAAGATCCATGGAGGCCTGTATGGACGTTGTGGCCGTGGTGCTGGACTGTTGGCAGCCAAAGTGCCCTCAGACAGCCCCGGCAGTGGCTGTGTGgaagtgctggggctgctttcATCAGCACTCTGGGCTGGCCCAGTGTCAATCCTGCGGCGTTTTGCGGGTGGGCCGTATGATACCGCTGAGGCACTGTCTTTCTTCGGATAGCCACGTTTGAAGGCACACCGAGGGCAAGAGGAAGAGCTGGTGGTCTTGGCAGGACACTtgccctgggagagctgtgatGCTGCCTGGCTGGAAGTGCTGGGTTTGCAGGTGTCAGCACTGTGGGCTGGCCCATCCTGGATCGTGCAGGGTTCTGCAGGAGGGCTATGCGTTGCCCCTGACTGTATTTGTTCCTCAGTGTCGCCATGTTTTAAGGCCTGCTGAgggctgatggagcagctgctcttgAGGAGCACCGTGTCCTGGGACAGTGTCAGCAGTTCTGGGCTCGAGGTTTTGGTGTCCACAAGGTCTGATTTGCCAGTGGAACCTGCAAAGAGGGGCAGGCAGAAGGAAGGTTGTAAGGAcagtccccaggctgcaggcaggagaggccGCTGTGGTATCCAGTGCCCTCCTGGAGCCAAGCTGTGTGCTGAGGGCCCTGGTGCCAGGCCCATCGTGGTCCCTATGTGGATTGCATAGTGCTGAATGCTTTGTTGCCTACCAGTGTCGGTGGCAGCACAGGTGCTGCACTCCCAGGAGCAGGTGCTGTTCCCCAAAGAGGAGCAGAGTCGGTGGATGCCCTCAGCAgcgcaggagctgcagagccgcAGTTGCCAGGGTCTGGTGGAGCAAGGAGGTGGTGAGGACAAAGTGTCAGAGCAGGGAGTGCCTGGCAGAGCCCTTGTGCGTAATTGTACatccctgtggctgtggggagaCAGATCCCCCTCAGCTGGCTGCATTGCTGCTTTGGCAGCTTACCCGTGTGCCTCCGTGTGCTCCCTGCCACCTGGACAAAGGCACGTTGTGGCATCGCAGCGGCCATGCCTCTGATCTGAGGGTCCGACCTCTGGGTCACTCTGCCACGATGGGGGTCTGccagagaaggaagggaaagagttGGGCCCACATCAGGCAGATGCCCGCAGTCACTGCTCCTTTGCCTGTGCCATTTCCAGGGACTGATTGGAGCTGAGGGCAAGAGGGACAGGccagagggtgggcaggcctgGCAGGGCAGTCCCTAGGCGGGCACTGTGCTTGTGCCTGGTGCCTTGTGAGGTGGGAGGAGAAAAGCCAACCTCTTAGAGAGTCGGATCCCCATGGTGAGCATTTCCGTCATGAACGGCTCTTGTTTGAGGCACCGCGGGCATCGGAAGTCAATGCCAGCGTGCAGAGCCAGTCTCTGGATGCAGTGCCGGTGGAAGCGGGCGTCTTGGCACGCGGGACACGCCATGGTTTTGTAGGAGATGTTGTCTTCCACCGTGTCCAGGCAGATGGTGCAGGTGTTGTCCTGGCTTGGACGTGGCCGCAGTGCCTGCTGTGGGCGGTGCTCCCAGCAGAAGGACCTGTGAGGAAGATGGGGGagatgagtgagggaagggtgAAGTGCAGAGTCCTTGGGCCGTGCTGGCAGTGTGGGTGCAGGAGGTGTgagggagccccagcccctgtgtgGGTTCTGTCGCTGTGTGTGGCACGTTGCTGGCAACCATGGGTTCCCGCCTTATGCATTCACTCAGATGTAAAGGGCTTGGAGAGAAAAGCAGGCGTTCCGAGggtgagggtgggcagcccttACCTGTAGGCCCCGAAGTACTGGGTGACACATTGTCCgtctggggcacagggcaggtggaagGTGCGGTCGCAGCCTGTCTGGCAGCAGGTGATGGTGGCCCCCATCTTGCAGCAGATGAAGCAGGTCTGgaaagagcagagccagccccgtGAATGTCAGGACTGGAGATTTGTGGTCTCTTTGCATTTCCAGACAGTGAGTGGGATGtgggcagagccagctcagagccccagagccacgTGCACCCGAGGCCCCTGCATGTGCCAGGCCTGGGGCTTCtttgctggggagcaggaggagctggcgaagcctctcctggtgcaaagctgcctgctcctgctgccaggtcATCCCCACCTTGTTGGCTGCTTCCCTGATGATGCGCCTGGTGTCCCCAACGAGAAAGTGTCCAGTGTCCTCGCGTGGGTAAAGCCCAGTGGCGAGGATCTGCAAGGCAGGGAAGGCCGGGAGCTTGTTAGGTCAGGGAGGCAGGGCCCTTGTGGGCTGAAAGCTGGAGGGAGCCCCAAGAGAATTCACCTGGCAGTAGGTGTGGACACAGAGCTTGAACTTCATTCTCTTGTCCCCACAGATGTCGTTGTCCTGGGTGTGGTGGCACAGCATGCAGGCTGCAGAGACAGAGCAAGTGCCCCAGGCATGAGCAggactgtggggctgggcaagtGTCCATGCAGGAtcagccccagggccctgcagggtctgtgctgtgctggctgaagGGCAGAGCAGGTCAGGCGTGGCTGCCTCAGCAagtgcccagagctcagcccagtgtgggagctcctgcctgggccTGGCATGGTTGTTGGCTCCTCACTGAGTTCCTTGCAAGGCCgtgtgccagtgccaggaagctgtggggagggaggcTTCTGCTGTcacctttttccttggggacagtTTCTGGCCGTGCCCTCTTGGATCCTGAGGAGGTTGATGGTGAGCGGCTGGAGCGTCTCTTGCGCTGCCCTGCTGGCATTTCTCCTCTTCACACTGTGCACTAATCCTAAGTCAGGGGAGAGATGTGTGTGAGCTgtgtcagaggcagcagaagccTCTGACTTACCCCGATGCCTGAGCAGCCTCAGGCAAGCTCCTTCTCCACGAGCTCTCCTCGACTCTGAGGGTGGTGTTGATGTGCAGGCGTTTTTTGTGCCTTTGGCCCCGGTGATGATGTCACTGGGGCCACTGTGACATGGGCAGCACTGATATGTGGTGATGGGCGATGGTGGTGCCATGCCCATCGCAAGTGGTGATGTTGCAGTAGTGGCTTCTTTGGAGGGGATGGGATTAACTTCTGCTGGGAGtaaaatttgtatttgtgaCCAAATGAATGTGggtgagccagggctgtgcgAGGCATGGCTGAGCAGGGGTGGTGCAGCCTGTcgtgctgctgagccccagctctccAGGGAGCAGGCTGGTGGCAACATCtgctggcaggggacacaggTGGGCCAGCAGATCCCcggctggcagggagaggccagagCTGAGACCAAGTCTGCTGGGTGCGGGATGGTTCCCCCGGCAAGGGAACTCCTGTGTGGGTGCGGGCAGGTCACTCCTTGGTGGGTCCTGGAGGAGCGGCTCCTCGCCGTCCACTGTGAGCACAGTCGTGGATGGATATGGATGGTGCGACCGGGGTGAAGGAGGACCCGAGGCACTGGGGCAAACCCAACTGAGTTTATCTGGGGGAAGCCCGAGGGTCCAAGGAGGGAGGGAATCGGGACTACAAGAGCAGTTGAAGTGAGCCGGTgtcagggctgagctggtggCCCGAAGCGGGATGGCAGGGGGTTTATAAAGGGGAAAGTGTAGGCAGGGTCGAGGTACAAATCAAGCAGTGGGGAGAGGGCTCAGAGGAGAGGACAATGTTGGGTGATGGGGGGCACACCTCTGAGGATTTGGGGAGAGGGTGGTGTGGTTACAGAGTCTGGTGGGGGAGCGAGGAAGAGGGAATATTCCAGAAGGGAGGGAATGGACTAGAGGTGATTGATGTTCATACAGTAGAATCctcccagggctcctctgccccatcttccctttcccctcctcccacAGGAATGTGCTGCCAACCCTGGGGATGTAGATCCGTGTTCATTACAGTGAGAGAAGCTTGGAGGAAGTTTGAAGAAAATGACTGGGAAATACATATGAGTTCTCTTAGtgtaaaaaaaactttattttttgtgtatgtCTATTTATCTATGTATTTATGTATCTATAATCTGTCTATCTGtcttatctatctatctatctttgTAACTATCTATCTAACTATCTATTTAACTATCTATATCTATTTATCTTATGTGTTTATGTTTCTTTGATGGGTAAGGGTGATGGGGGTGTAGACAGGCTGACATTTGGTGCTGCTGTGTATTTGTGGCCGGCTGTAGGGCTTTTTTGCCCGCCGTTGTTGCTGCCAGACGTGTCTCATGCGGATTGGCCCAGGCTGGGAGCGGTTGTCCGTCGTGGATCCGTGGAAGATCCATGGAGGCCTGTATGGACGTTGTGGCCGTGGTGCTGGACTGTTGGCAGCCAAAGTGCCCTCAGACAGCCCCGGCAGTGGCTGTGTGgaagtgctggggctgctttcATCAGCACTCTGGGCTGGCCCAGTGTCAATCCTGCGGCGTTTTGCGGGTGGGCCGTATGATACCGCTGAGGCACTGTCTTTCTTTGGATAGCCACGTTTGAAGGCACACCGAGGGCAAGAGGAAGAGCTGGTGGTCTTGGCAGGACACTtgccctgggagagctgtgatGCTGCCTGGCTGGAAGTGCTGGGTTTGCAGGTGTCAGCACTGTGGGCTGGCCCATCCTGGATCGTGCAGGGTTCTGCAGGAGGGCTGTGCGTTGCCCCTGACTGTATTTGTTCCTCAGTGTCGCCATGTTTTAAGGCCTGCTGAgggctgatggagcagctgctcttgAGGAGCACCGTGTCCTGGGACAGTGTCAGCAGTTCTGTGCTCGAGGTTTTGGTGTCCACAAGGTCTGATTTGCCAGTGGAACCTGCAAAGAGGGGCAGGCAGAAGGAAGGTTGTAAGGAcagtccccaggctgcaggcaggagaggccGCTGTGGTATCCAGTGCCCTCCTGGAGCCAAGCTGTGTGCTGAGGGCCCTGGTGCCAGGCCCATCGTGGTCCCTGTGTGGATTGCATAGTGCTGAATGCTTTGTTGCCTACCAGTGTCGGTGGCAGCACAGGTGCTGCACTCCCAGGAGCAGGTGCTGTTCCCCAAAGAGGAGCAGAGTCGGTGGATGCCCTCAGCAgcgcaggagctgcagagccgcAGTTGCCAGGGTCTGGTGGAGCAAGGAGGTGGTGAGGACAAAGTGTCAGAGCAGGGAGTGCCTGGCAGAGCCCTTGTGCGTAATTGTACatccctgtggctgtggggagaCAGATCCCCCTCAGCTGGCTGCATTGCTGCTTTGGCAGCTTACCCGTGTGCCTCCGTGTGCTCCCTGCCACCTGGACAAAGGCACGTTGTGGCATCGCAGCGGCCATGCCTCTGATCTGAGGGTCCGACCTCTGGGTCACTCTGCCACGATGGGGGTCTGccagagaaggaagggaaagagttGGGCCCACATCAGGCAGATGCCCGCAGTCACTGCTCCTTTGCCTGTGCCATTTCCAGGGACTGGTTGGAGCTGAGGGCAAGAGGGACAGGccagagggtgggcaggcctgGCAGGGCAGTCCCTAGGCGGGCACTGTGCTTGTGCCTGGTGCCTTGTGAGGTGGGAGGAGAAAAGCCAACCTCTTAGAGAGTCGGATCCCCATGGTGAGCATTTCCGTCATGAACGGCTCTTGTTTGAGGCACCGCGGGCATCGGAAGTCAATGCCAGCGTGCAGAGCCAGTCTCTGGATGCAGTGCCGGTGGAAGCGGGCGTCTTGGCACGCGGGACACGCCATGGTTTTGTAGGAGATGTTGTCTTCCACCGTGTCCAGGCAGATGGTGCAGGTGTTGTCCTGGCTTGGACGTGGCCGCAGTGCCTGCTGTGGGCGGTGCTCCCAGCAGAAGGACCTGTGAGGAAGATGGGGGagatgagtgagggaagggtgAAGTGCAGAGTCCTTGGGCCATGCTGGCAGTGTGGGTGCAGGAGGTGTgagggagccccagcccctgtgtgGGCTCTGTCGCTGTGTGTGGCACGTTGCTGGCAACCATGGGTTCCCGCCTTATGCATTCACTCAGATGTAAAGGGCTTGGAGAGAAAAGCAGGGGTTCCGAGggtgagggtgggcagcccttACCTGTAGGCCCCGAAGTACTGGGTGACACATTGTCCgtctggggcacagggcaggtggaagGTGCGGTCGCAGCCCGTCTGGCAGCAGGTGATGGTGGCCCCCATCTTGCAGCAGATGAAGCAGGTCTGgaaagagcagagccagccccgtGAATGTCAGGACTGGAGATTTGTGGTCTCTTTGCATTTCCAGACAGTGAGTGGGATGtgggcagagccagctcagagccccagagccacgTGCACCCGAGGCCCCTGCATGTGCCAGGCCTGGGGCTTCtttgctggggagcaggaggagctggcgaagcctctcctggtgcaaagctgcctgctcctgctgccaggtcATCCCCACCTTGTTGGCTGCTTCCCTGATGATGCGCCTGGTGTCCCCAACGAGAAAGTGTCCAGTGTCCTCGCGTGGGTAGAGCCCAGTGGCGAGGATCTGCAAGGCAGGGAAGGCCGGGAGCTTGTTAGGTCAGGGAGGCAGGGCCCTTGTGGGCTGAAAGCTGGAGGGAGCCCCAAGAGAATTCACCTGGCAGTAGGTGTGGACACAGAGCTTGAACTTCATTCTCTTGTCCCCACAGATGTCGTTGTCCTGGGTGTGGTGGCACAGCATGCAGGCTGCAGAGACAGAGCAAGTGCCCCAGGCATGAGCAggtctgtggggctgggcaagtGTCCATGCAGGAtcagccccagggccctgcagggtctgtgctgtgctggctgaagGGCAGAGCAGGTCAGGCGTGGCTGCCTCAGCAagtgcccagagctcagcccagtGTGGGAGCTCCTGCCTGGACCTGGCATGGTTGTTGGCTCCTCACTGAGTTCCTTGCAAGGCCgtgtgccagtgccaggaagctgtggggagggaggcTTCTGCTGTcacctttttccttggggacagtTTCTGGCCGTGCCCTCTTGGATCCTGAGGAGGTTGATGGTGAGCGGCTGGAGCGTCTCTTGCGCTGCCCTGCTGGCATTTCTCCTCTTCACACTGTGCACTAATCCTAAGTCAGGGGAGAGATGTCTGTGAGCTgtgtcagaggcagcagaagccTCTGACTTACCCTGGTGCCTGAGCAGCC
This genomic interval from Ammospiza nelsoni isolate bAmmNel1 chromosome 8, bAmmNel1.pri, whole genome shotgun sequence contains the following:
- the LOC132076136 gene encoding LOW QUALITY PROTEIN: PHD finger protein 7-like (The sequence of the model RefSeq protein was modified relative to this genomic sequence to represent the inferred CDS: inserted 1 base in 1 codon; deleted 3 bases in 2 codons), encoding MQGPRVHVALXALSWLCPHPTHCLEMQRDHKSPVLTFTGLACSFQTCFICCKMGATITCCQTGCDRTFHLPCAPDGQCVTQYFGAYRSFCWEHRPQQALRPRPSQDNTCTICLDTVEDNISYKTMACPACQDARFHRHCIQRLALHAGIDFRCPRCLKQEPFMTEMLTMGIRLSKRPPSWQSDPEVGPSDQRHGRCDATTCLCPGGREHTEAHGPWQLRLCSSCAAEGIHRLCSSLGNSTCSWECSTCAATDTGRQQSIQHYAIHIGTTMGLAPGPSAQLGSRRALDTTAASPACSLGTVLTTFLLPAPLCRFHWQIRPCGHQNLEPRTADTVPGHGAPQEQLLHQPSAGLKTWRH
- the LOC132076137 gene encoding LOW QUALITY PROTEIN: PHD finger protein 7-like (The sequence of the model RefSeq protein was modified relative to this genomic sequence to represent the inferred CDS: inserted 1 base in 1 codon; deleted 3 bases in 2 codons), with product MQGPRVHVALXALSWLCPHPTHCLEMQRDHKSPVLTFTGLACSFQTCFICCKMGATITCCQTGCDRTFHLPCAPDGQCVTQYFGAYRSFCWEHRPQQALRPRPSQDNTCTICLDTVEDNISYKTMACPACQDARFHRHCIQRLALHAGIDFRCPRCLKQEPFMTEMLTMGIRLSKRPPSWQSDPEVGPSDQRHGRCDATTCLCPGGREHTEAHGPWQLRLCSSCAAEGIHRLCSSLGNSTCSWECSTCAATDTGRQQSIQHYAIHTGTTMGLAPGPSAQLGSRRALDTTAASPACSLGTVLTTFLLPAPLCRFHWQIRPCGHQNLEHRTADTVPGHGAPQEQLLHQPSAGLKTWRH